The DNA sequence GGGCAGTGTGTCCTCAGCACCAACTCCGCCCTCCACAACATGGACGACTCCACGGGCAGCCCGACGCTCTTCGTCACCGCGTCCGTCCTGCTGCTCCTGGGCCTGGGGACCATATTCTTCCTCATCTGGCGGGGGCGCTCCAAGCGTCAGCCCGACGACGCCGCGCAGGGGTACGAGAAGCTGGGCGGGCCGAGACGCCAGTCCGGCGACGCGGCGGCGATGACTCGCCACCGGGGGCAGCCGCTGGTGGACCTCGCCGAGAGGgatgacgacgacgacgacgaagACATCGTGTACATGAGCAGGGACGGCACCGTCTACCGCAAGTTCAGATATGGCCAGCCGGGGGACCAGGAGGAAGGGGAACTGGAGCTGAGCACCAGGAAGTATTCGTTCCCATAACGACATCTCGCTCTCCCGATTTGcttatttttcctctttaacGACAGCCTGGCGGTGCAGCAGTTGGCTTCTCCAGAGCACTTCGGGATTCTGCCTTCAGCTTATTTGCATGGCTGCTTTGGGTGGTCGGTTGTAGTTTTGTTTGCAGACAGATATGGAAATGCGTGTGATGTGATAATGCCGTCGTCATTTgcttattcaaaaataaaacaaacttatGGGAAGCCGagttttaaaacattgaatCGGAGGTGATGTTTATTTCAGCTGAAGTCACAACATGACAGCAGAGCTTTTACATTTACACGTAACTTAGAAGGCCACTAAGATCAGAAGATCACAAATTGCAAATAAGCATTTGATCGGAGTTTACAGACATACTGGAGATGGCTTGACTAATCTGATTGCACACTTGATACAATGATCtttaatattacaataataaataaataaataaataaataaatacactaaaATGCAGTGCCATAGGTGCAGCTGTGACTGTAAGCTTTGGTTCCAGGTCTGTTATGAATGGAAGTGTTCAGAGCACTAATGGGTTATAAACTGTCAGCAGAGGTGGGTTTTCAGCCCACGTTTGAAGCAGACTCGGGTCAAATAcgaatttgttttggattcaaatactcttctacactttactgatcttgtctggtgtattggaaccaatgtaatactctcaaaaagtttaaaaacccgccttctggtcatattggcaggctcaattacaccaggcaagatcaatagagcacagagaagtatttgaatccaaaacaaatacgtatttgacccaggtctggtttaAAGACAGACGATGGCTCCACAGTCCCGACACTCTGCATGAATCTTTACCAGGGATTTACGTGTCTGCCCTGGGGGCGGAATGCTTTCTGATAAATTCAACGATACGCCAAGAGGTGATCAAAAAATTCACTGATAAAATATATTGAGTGGCAGTGCGCCAATCGCCACAATCAAGATAATGAATGGAGTCGTGTACGCGTGCTCCAACGTGAAAAACTGGAGCCAAAGTTACGGTGTTGAGGTTTGATGCTACTCGGGAGCATTCAACAAAATTTAGGAAAAACGCACTGATGTTGAGGTTGGATCTTGTTAAAGGCCTCCCATGCGGCCAAATTGTGTGACCTATCACAGGCACGTTCTATTACCCCATGTATGTAGCATACATAtcaaatttcaattttaaaaacgtgctttgtgtttactcaggttccctttgtgtGATATTActttttgtctaaagatctgaaaccatttagcGTGAcagatatgcaataatagaggaaatcaggaagggggaaaattatttttcatggtaCTGTGTATAAAGATTACACAAACCAATTTGCGCTATAAAATCTCTACGAAGTTCCAgcaattttaaacaaatctttattttttttaatgcgagGTTGATTGGGCCAAAACTTTAGCGGTGAAGCCTTGATGTGAGGTTTTTCGTGAAACGGCACGGTCACTTGTACTGACACACTGTTGCTGTTCTTGCACAGAAAatgatttctcatttttcaaGAGGAGAGTCCAGTTAACCCAATTCAAGTCATATGTGCTGAAGTCaaactgtcttgctttttttgcaaacaCTTAGAAACATTCTAAAAGGCTGAAAGTCCAAACATGGTGGACTTCCGTTTACTTACCGCAACTCTTTTTTTGAATTATCTTCATGTGCATTGAAATTGTGAAAGCGGTGTCTGCTATATGTTCTGCTGTCGAACCATATTGTTGCAGAAAAACGAAAATCACAGCTAACGTACGCTACCTGAAAATTTCTTTATTCAAAGTAacattatttcaacattcaTGCCCGTAGCAGCTAATGCAGTTCGtagaaaatatttatgaaattacatCTCTAGAATCATAACAGGGTCTTAGCTGCAGATTGGATAATGGACACACAATGGCCATCACTTCAGCATAGACACAAACAGATATGCTTTGTTACAAAGCAAATAGATTACACACTATTCAACTTCATTGTGCttatattgcttttaaaatcaaaCGAGAGGTAAACATTGAACAAAGAAAAGCTTGattgtgaaatatttgttaTAGTTTTCAAATGATTCGCCACAAAACGTAATGGTTGATATTTGTTGCATGACAATAATTTACTAATGCAGTAGAACAATCCCACAAATTACAGTTTAAATACAAAGTACCATATACAATCCAACAAATTAAGTTCTGCCCCATACACATTAATTAGGTTAATGAAGTGAGGAATGCAGGCCGACAAAATTTCAGACAAACGCGTTCAAATGGCGGTCAGGAGCGCCGCGGGCGCAGGCGGAAATAAGGGAGTTAGCGCTGCCGATGAAGACctcagaagaagaaagagaagccCTACCGGCGCGCAACACCTGGGGAACAACAATCCGCAACACCTTCACAGTGCGTCCGTTAGCTATAAATAGTAAGCCGGTACCCATTTCCCCCCACTGCGGTTATCTACGCGTGATGAACAAGTCACAAAGGAGGGACTGTAAACAGTaggagcagtggtaaccaaccctgttcctggagatctgccatcccgCAGGtattcatttcaaccataatgtGGCACAACTgactgctaattagcagctctcGTTAGCAacaaagatctctagctgttgaatgaggtgcgctttgttagggtcagAGTGAAAACCTTacggacggtagatctccaggagcagggtgggTTACCACTGCAGTAGAGGAATGTGTTCCCTGGGACAGATGTACGTAATAAACTCAACTACAGCTGCCAAGCTAATGTTAAGACTAAACGTTCGAGTGCAGGCTCGGCTGACCGTGACAGTCTCTCTGCCGGAATACAAACTCAGCTCAGTCATTTAGTCTCTCAGTCATACAAACTCTACTCTTCTGCTCGTTGGGTTCTTGTTGTGTTCTCGGTCGAGCGGAatttgtttttagttctgtGGGTAGTTGCTGATTTCTTAGGTCTGTGGGTAGTGGTGTGCTTGGTACAGTGGTTAGTGGGTCATGTTTGGTTGAACCAACCACAGAACCACCCGGACATGAAGGTCCACTCCGGGGCCGGTAGCCGCTTCGGTCAGTGGCCGTTCAGTATGTGGTCTGTCGTCGGTATGAAAAAGTCGTCCCTCAGTTTTCTGCATTCGTGAGAGTCCAGCCTCCTCTTGGCCTCCTCAATGTCGCTGTGGATCGCTGTGACCAGGGACTCTACGCACAGCAGAAAGTCATATAGTCAGCGCCACACTTCACATGCATGAGAGtacggttgtgtgtgtgtgtgtaaaaatacaGTACGGCCTGTAAATACACAAGTACACAACCTGTAAGTGGcaacttttgttgttttggctctgtactccagcacattggatttgaaatgaaacaatgaatatgagggtAAAGTGCAGACCGTCAGCTTTGATTTGAGggaatttacatccatatctAGTGAACCacgtaggaattacagccctttttatacattgacccccattttagggcaccaaAGTTAATTGGACAAATTGATAATCTTAAAGTCACATTTAGAACTTGgctgcaaatcctttgcattcgatgACCAATTGAAATcagtgacccacagacatcaacAGACATTCAGTTTCTTCTCTGGTAATGCTCTATCAGGCCTGTTCGAAGCCATTTTCAGTTCCCTGTTagttttgggggattttttcctttagtcttgtcttcagaaagtgaaacGTACGCTCCGtcggattcaggtcaggtggtCGACTCGGCGAGCCAACGACATTCCACTTCTGGGCCCTGAAAGAACTCCTTGTTTGCTTTAACGGCgcttttgggtcattgtcctacCGCAAGGTGCAGCACCGTCCAATGGGCCTCAGGAGTCTGATGTGACGCAGAGAAAGACCTTTACCCATTTCCGGATCAAAGGAGAATTTCTCCAcggggaaaatgaatgggagtttcacataaccgtccctgtcacagtctgtgatttaaacCAGCGTTTAAAACTTGGCCATTTTTATCTGCACACGGTTCTCTCTTAAATGGCGCTGGATCCACTGAATTCCGATGCCACTTCCCCAACAGAAATAATTACTTTGCTAACGGCAAGCTAACGCTGCTGCGAATGTTATTTACATCACAGCTAGCATGGCAGCTTTTCAAACTGGAGAAAACCATCATTATCCAGCAAGGAAGCGGTGTACTCACGAGAACAGCCACAATAACAATAAAGATACTTACAGCGGTATAtacaactgcaaaaaaacataatatattaAACTAACGGGTAACAGCTTGACACAtatatgcctacatcctggtgAGTGTTCTTGATCGGTTCAACAGTTGAGAAGGGGTTCTTCTTCTGACAGTATTGTTTGGTCATCCATGGTcgaccaggttgtttgctattgctgagctcaccggtgtgttcttgcttcttaaTGTACCCATTGATATGACACATCTGGTGTTTCAGCTATGTCGGatcaatttattcagatttttccacaccataatggcctgctttactggtatTGAGACATCTCGCCCTCATGCTCAGTCAATAGCAACCGActcaaaatgcaaattacaCACCCAAAATCAGTTCTAGACCTTTCGTTAGCTTTCTCGCACATTAAcaaatgatgcaacaacacgcagctggccaagaaacggCTGAGCAGGTTTTGCTCTCCCAAAGTGGGGCGACTATGCGTAGAACGAGCTACATATGAATGTACATAGCCACAAATGAATGCTGACAGTccgcactttaacctcatattcatcatttcatctcaaatccaatgtgctggagtactgagccaaatgaacaaaaattgtgtcacagtCAAAAAACTTACAgagttacatttatacatacagACGCGATTTAGACTGACCTAGTGAGTTGAAGCTCCTTTCTGGGCGGATGTAGCCCAATATAAGGACATTCAGGACTTTTCCATAGAAATCCTCCTTAAATTTATGAATTAGGTGCACCTCCTGCAACACATTACCCATAGAACCAAGAACACattattcacaaaacaaaaaaaaggagaaaaaaaaccatttcgATACCAACAGAACCAAAAATACAATATCTACAGAGCGAAACACATAACCACCCACAGATCCAAAAGCACAGCACTAATGCAGAACCAAAAACATCTCAACTGccaatgtcagtgtgtgtgaaactTAAAGCAAGTGCGATGACAAtcggtgtgcgtgtgagtgtgcgtgtttgcgagagagagagttcacTTGTGCATCCGTACATATGCGTGTAAGTACatacatgcgtatgtgtgtacgtgggtgtgTGAGAAGGTTCGTTACCATGGATTTCTTGGTATTCTTGTAGAAGGGGTTCCAGCCAATGCTCATAACCATCTTGTGCACTTCCCCGGCCCCCACGCTCGCCCAACCGAAGTACACCCCGGTGCTGATGTCTGCAGGAAGGCGCTCCACCACCGAGTCAGGGAAGTTTGCTGGAGGATAGCGACAGTAAACACCAAGTTAGTAGTGACACAATTTCATCTCGCATTAGCAATTTTGTGGAGTACCTAACTGTGTACCAATTGTCAAGGAAATTAAGTGTTCCATAAGTGGCCCATGACCGTAAATCAGGTGTCCCGTGACTGGCCTACGTAAGCAAGCGATTGTCAAAATGTCCCAGACAGTTATCTGTAACGCTGCTTCACGAAGGCAGTTATTCTTCAGATGCGAATGATATTAGTTTTGTTCCGCCCCATGATAGAAGTATCGCCACAAGATCTACACATAGCAATAATACAGGTTAACACAAATTATAGGTTATTTAcgtcaatttatttaattgctatggattatttatgaatgaaacaaGAACGGTAGTGCTAGCCAGCAAGCTCGGGTTTCCTTTAAGCCAGTAGGTAACTTGATAAaccatctctctttaaaatgagaTTAACGTAGTTTTGCAAAAGCACAATTCCCAGTTAGACCACTCAATATTTGTCGTAAGGTTGCGTAACACTCATTTAGTGACCGATTTAGCAGCAACGTTAGCAAGTCAAATTAATGTTAAATTACACTTTCGCTATGAGTATTTTGCCTGCTTCTAGTGACGTTAGACCAGTAAAGCCAGAATGGTTCATTTCAGTAGTTATCATTAGCTGTAGTGTCATCGCTAAAGATCAGAGACCGACCCGTTTTGTTAGATTATTTTACCAACTAAAATCGAGAAACACCGGCTAGCAGCAGTTAGCTGGAAGTGCCGACTGAACTAGCGACACAAGTTTGTCACTCAGGTAAAGTTAGCTCGCTATAATCACTCAAATCTGTCTTTACCTGTCGGGATCCCAAGTTCCTTACTCCCTCTACCGAAGCCTCGAACGACCTTTCCCCGAGAGAAGAAGGGCAGAGTCTTCATATTACCAAGGCTACACAGTCAATGTGGTAACAACGAAAACTCGTCGCCAACTTGAATTAGCTAGCTGACTACCAGTATTGTTTCTGGGTTTCCGTTAGTATCGTCGTTTGTCAGGTGATTTCTAGCACCAGCACTTAAATATAGTTTTCTAGTATATTAAGTGTCGAATATTACTTCCGTTTTACTTCAAGTTCACGGGTTTAagaaaatagctagctagctgcagGGTTAGCGAGAAGTCCCTACACTAATTGGCAATGTCCGGGTATTCTGGGAACTTCGGCTACGTTACGTCAAATTTATTTACTGACGTAGATCTGCGTCACGGGCTATGCAGACGCAGAAGCATCCTGGGCAGTTTGGTTATTCTGTGTTTCAATAAGATACAGTAACATTTGAATTTACATATTGCTGTACTTACCTGCTTTAAcctgtattttgtcatttctaccaatatatatttttttttaaatcctgggCAGTTTGGTATAACAACAATAAGACAGCTGGAAAAGATTACGACGTCGTATCTAGTTACAGACAAAACAATAGCTACAGGACAATGTCAATGTAGTTACAACGTGAGAGATAAATGAAATAGGATCTACTtgatcataaataaaatggtcaACCAAGGACCACTCTCTGAGACAGTGGTTCCCACTCCTGTTCCTACAGGTTTTCATCTCAAAAAACGTTTTCGGAATACAAAAATGGCAGgttactcacgcatacaaagcactgcatATCAGTCTTTGATTaaaaacttgtttaaaaaaatgaggccaagttacaacaataTTTGTTATCTTAGCTCGTACAAATGAAACcagctttatttcaaatcaatgCTACCCAACGTTTCCTAAAATACATATTCCCCACAAACCTCTACTATATTTATTCGTGAGTAGCCATGAGTAAACTTATTTTAAACATGGGTATACAATTATTAACACCGTTTAATCATTTCAGAACATTACGATATTATTATATAGAgaatatatttgtaataaatccattaaaaatacatggaCGTATGTTAAAACGTAGTTAccatatatttctgtgtgtaatgtttccATATCTACCACTGTCAAGGCTGCACAGCTGTAGGTCTACCTACATGTTTTTTGGCAGAAAATATTTGCCTGTCCATTACTAATTCAAAAATATGACTTGTTTAACCTGAGAAAAAAGCTCATTTGTGACATGGTTATAAAATAGCCCACTGacttataataaaataaataaaattactgtaCTTTGCATTCCTTTCTCTGCACTACCAACAGAAAATCGAGCATGTCGCCACTCTTCGACTCTTTAgttcagtggttctcaacctcggtcctgggggcccactgtgtatgctggttttcgttccaaccacaattgcaatctcagaattttaacaagctgtccatttttcttaattaggtgtttttaatgttaggaggaattatttaccctcttaagccacattatgtcagaaattgctatgcatggcatgaagaataaaatccaattgtgttattgtgttgctttttaagtgattgcaaacaatcacttaaaaagaggtaacatttttaacagatcaaattAACGAGGGGaattaataggctcctaattaggttgctgaacaAGCGTTTAAGTGCTTTAAGTTCCCTTAATCTAATTAGCACAATACAGGTTTGACTcgttatcattttttttgtttttgaattcttcgTTATCTATCAAATGATTATATTTAGTGGCCAGGtgaggtgtccacactttccccaattaggaacctgttgatttgcttcagtctttattttgattagttaaaaagtttttttaacctctATACGTAATTGtctacaatatagcacaatgtgaatatgggacttttattctttatggcatgcatagctatttctgacacaaggtGGCTTAAGTGGGCAAATAATTCCTCTGACAtgagaagcacctaattaaggaaaaataatagcttgttacaattccggggttgcaattgtggttggaacgaaaaccagtatgcacagtgggcccccaggaccaaggttgagaaccactgctctagttGACAAAtcccagaggtggaaagtccaggggtcagagagCCAAAGTCTccccatgtgtttcttccacccatgaactaagccagctgatttcactaatcagTTCTGCCACCTGGCCAAATAACTGCGCTAATCagaaaatccaggtgattggaccAAAACACTGGGGAGGTCTTTACATTTCTGAAACTGGATTTTCCTCCTCTTATTTATGCTCTGACCTAGCCCTGTGTCCTCTTAGTTTCATTTGATGTTTGGtgattattaatatattttgtatgtatCACACCATCTGCTGTGCTTGAATACTGATTAGAGACCACATCAAATCACTAAATTGAAATCAGCAGCCGTGGTAAAGGGGAAATCACGCATATTAAACCAATTATTTGCCAAGGCAAACCATATAGTAATGCAGTAAAATAATCAGAGCAAAAACAACCATTTATGTAACAAGACATTTATTGAAACCGTTTACGTTATTATATACTACATTTCTATACCGACTGCTGGAAAACGTCTCATCTTCAGTGTACATCCTACTtgagactgaaaaaaacaatgttgatactataaaaataaaaagatagtTTAAAATCTGCATACAGGATTCAAATATTgtgctttatattttatattttgcatgcattacatgccatttcctgttttgtgcAAGGAATAGGACAGGTTTGGACCCTGGTGACCagtgagcagacagacagacagattttaATGAGGGAAGCAAGGGGAGAcctcttcttttttaaaggacCTATCGCAAGCATTGTACCAAACAATTCGCCTATTTTTGTAACTATTTCTTATTTAATAAGTGTCCTTACTTCTTTGCTGGTTGTGTCTGTCGAGACACGGCTGTGTGCCGCCCAAACCTTCACACCAAGAACACTGCAGCTGAAACACGCGCTCACCTCTAACGCACTCATGAGCCACGTTTTGCACCCTGCAAGCCACTCTGTGCTACAGGAGTGCTAGCACATAAATAAGTTTATGTCTCACTGAACTGACAACGACTGTGAACCTGTGGGAGGCTGGCATGTTGCTGGTATAGGAGCTATTGCAGTGGTCACGTGAGGAGCCCTGATCAACTGAAACCACCCTACCCTGGGCAGAACAGAGCCAACCATGTCACAATAGTATCCGGGTCACAGTCAGCAAGTGGTATGGcccagggtcagaggtcaaacaaCACCGTCTCAGGGCTTACAAATCTAACAAAATCTTAAAATCTTAGTCTTAGAAGCATAATAGGTTACATATTGAGAAGGattctatatttttttgcagaatttAGAGTGTTCTATGAATCCAAAATAGTTAAAACACTGAGTATGATTTATTGCATTATACggagaaaacatgaaacacTGAATATGATTTCTGTCCAAATCtgaacagaaagagaggggaagaagGCTGCCATGAGGTTGTGGAATGCAGGTCACCTGAGTCCAACAGCATACAGGTGCATACAGAGGCATTTAAGATTTAGAGGTTCGAGGAATGACATCATTGTGTGCCCCCtacactgtcctgctgcttAAAAATCTAAACCAAAAATTGTAAGACCTTTGTAATTGTACTACCTATAAAAGTCATatgagatttttaaatatgcctTTCTCCTCTTCTAACGGTAAAATTTGTTTTCGGATGTCTATGATATTACTTGATTGAGAACGCTTgcttaaaaatatcaaataaaatattttgtttgcaaaatgtacatgtaataGTTCAGGTCTTAGCCAGAGAATGTAAATACACATATGTGGACAGATTGTTTTCAGGCCACAGGTACTTATAGGTACCGTAGGTACTGCCTTGTTGGACTGTGATCACATGCTAGGGTCACCGCAACTGAAGCCGTCCGATAACTTGAGCTTCACACGTTGGTCTTCCCTGCcctaaatgaaaacaaaaacaatgtccGGGTTATAGACACGGTCAGTACATCATAGTGCCCTTGCTATCATAACAACACTGtttctctgtgacatcacagcaccaCAGCAGGTTTGACAGTGACTTTACAGCACTGCCTGTGACATCATATAGCCCTGGAGGTGGCGGTTTCAGAAGTTGTAATCACAGCAGAGCTTACACAGACGCTAGACATGAATTGTTATTATAGCCATGCACTGTATCTGTATATGTGATGCAGTGAAATGCATCGACAatgcacagagagcagtgggtTTACTGTTCGACTTACGGTTGGGGAAACAGTTCAAAGCTTTTGCATTTCACAAAGTGGGATCACAGGGACCAATTATCTTGCCTTATCCTCCAACAGAATATTGTCTGTATTTTAACCTTTGTGGTTTTCACAGCAATTACCAAACTAATTCACAGTGAACGCTAGGTACGTGTTGCATTGCAATGAGAACAGACAGCGGACTGTGGTGGAGACCAGACTCCATGGTCAGAACAAGCAAACTGACTCTCACATTTGTTTTAATCACAATCCCTGGGCAAATAGGCTCTGGTTTGTCTACAGGAGTAAAACAGATCTGGTATTGCTACAGATGAGTTTGTAATTAAGTTTCAGCAACACTCAGGAGAATGAGTTACATTCAATTCATTTGTTCTTCTCCTGGTTAAAATGCAAtgaagggaaaaacaaaacatgcactttGCCACTTGAATGTTTAACTACCAGACGCCTGTTTCTCTTTGCAGTGATACAATGCTATATTCCCCGAGTGCTCCTATAGTGGGGACaacacagcagtttttttttttgggaccaGTATAGCTGAGTATGCATACTTTAGCTAACACAATTTCTTTGAAACAGTAAAAGTATCAtatctgtaaaaacaaaaaacaaaaaaagcagacaaGATTTGTTCACTAACAAAGTGCTAAGATGGGGGTGGCAGCACAGACAGTGTTAAGATGAAGAGGGCAACACAGTATTAATATGgatacagcagcacagagagtgtTAAGATGAAGAGGGCAGCACAGTGTTAATATGGacgcagcagcacagacagtgtTAAGACAAAGAGGGCAGCACAGTGTTAAGATGGATACAGCAGCACAGATAGTGTTAAGATTTCTTACTCTGGAGGTACTTGAACAGAAGCCTCTGTTCCACCCAGGAAGCTGCTGTATCTGAGTATAGAgaaacaatatggcagcaatGAGAACCCATATTAAGAGCCAGCACTACACTTTCTGACGTACACACTCTCCACTATACTGAAGTACACTACACATGGGTAGAaatacacagctacacacacatacaatacaaacatacaaacacactgcactgcactacacacaGGCAGGAATAGACAGTTGAACACATACAGCATTACACAGGACTGCATACTcgacgcacacatgcactcacgctgttatactcaaacacacaggcacaggtagTGAGGAAGTGAAGGGATTTTGATGGTTCCAAAATGGTAAAAGCTGCATTTTCCTTCTGTCATACACTGCGTATACcctcatttgtatttcatgcacTACCTTATGTATGTGCACATAGATACATGCAGAAACACTGAAACATATACCAACAAATATACATACTGATACTGGCGCAAAAGCATGCGTTCTCACAATGGCAAAAAGCACAGTTTCTTAAGTAAGTTTCTTACTTAGCATTTTCTGCcgcctccttcagctcctcatCCAGCCTGGAGGTCAAAGGTTAATGAGGGGGAAAGAACAAAGTGAGACAGAAAACCTGTGCAGGGGAGGCCGAGTAACAGTCCCTCCCATGTACTACCCATGTGTAtattcacaaatacagtttttaCCCATGTGCTAGTATTAGCATAGTCTCATCAGTGGAATTAATACAGTCTTGGCTACCAGCTGatttatgatgtattttatttgattaagtaattacttttaaatcaaaatatgatTTTCTTGGTTCACGTGGATATATTGCAGGTT is a window from the Anguilla rostrata isolate EN2019 chromosome 14, ASM1855537v3, whole genome shotgun sequence genome containing:
- the LOC135239075 gene encoding riboflavin kinase-like isoform X1, yielding MKTLPFFSRGKVVRGFGRGSKELGIPTANFPDSVVERLPADISTGVYFGWASVGAGEVHKMVMSIGWNPFYKNTKKSMEVHLIHKFKEDFYGKVLNVLILGYIRPERSFNSLESLVTAIHSDIEEAKRRLDSHECRKLRDDFFIPTTDHILNGH
- the LOC135239075 gene encoding riboflavin kinase-like isoform X2, producing the protein METLHTEIYANFPDSVVERLPADISTGVYFGWASVGAGEVHKMVMSIGWNPFYKNTKKSMEVHLIHKFKEDFYGKVLNVLILGYIRPERSFNSLESLVTAIHSDIEEAKRRLDSHECRKLRDDFFIPTTDHILNGH
- the LOC135239075 gene encoding riboflavin kinase-like isoform X3, with protein sequence MQTNFPDSVVERLPADISTGVYFGWASVGAGEVHKMVMSIGWNPFYKNTKKSMEVHLIHKFKEDFYGKVLNVLILGYIRPERSFNSLESLVTAIHSDIEEAKRRLDSHECRKLRDDFFIPTTDHILNGH